Proteins co-encoded in one Papaver somniferum cultivar HN1 chromosome 5, ASM357369v1, whole genome shotgun sequence genomic window:
- the LOC113283355 gene encoding protein YLS7-like, whose protein sequence is MMNFGVTQKGGGSGFPVIPKSLASIVVSVGGLALFVIFASCLLISNPASTPVNGSSLFSISNNSTKSGFDSSPLVGLDNNNETVTLLTQKPPSDSVDDEKLPSISSDKIDSDASVEIKEKGVETGPIDNKPPDVSSDKPEEILPKDSDKIDLGEKGKQEITSNIPEEIPVPSPPLSDVTSKIDSGEKGVEAGGDDKITDSEFPSTTKKEITVPSPPLSKDLGEEGVKQELSDSTSHTPEEISVPSPPVSILSNETDTGKKGFETETDTGNKGFETEDNGGVSGSESPSKTEEEIPTPSPPLSKDSSKTASGDCDLFHGKWFYDPEGPLYTNNSCPVITQMQNCQGNGRPDKEYESWRWKPSQCDLPRFDGKKFLELMRGKTLAFIGDSVARNQMESMLCLLWQVEVPKNRGNKHMQRWYFRSTSVMIVRIWSSWLVGRSAEPVDVAPASVVKLHLDSPDEDFFQYLPSFDVVVLSSGHWFAKQSVYMLNNEVVGGQLWWLDKSRPMKVNNIEAFGISTETILTAMSTYPNYTGLTIVRAFSPDHYEGGAWNTGGSCTGKVKPATELVENGFTNIMHEKQVTGFKRAVEKSKNGSKLRLMDITEAFGYRHDGHPGPYRSPDPNKKTKRGPNGEPPPQDCLHWCMPGPVDTWNEIVLEIIRREFEDNVTSPA, encoded by the exons ATGATGAATTTTGGAGTAACACAGAAAGGAGGTGGTTCAGGGTTTCCTGTAATTCCTAAATCACTTGCATCAATTGTAGTTTCAGTTGGTGGATTAGCTTTGTTTGTCATTTTTGCTTCATGTCTTTTGATATCTAACCCTGCTAGTACTCCTGTTAATGGTTCTTCTTTATTCAGCATTAGTAATAATTCAACTAAATCTGGTTTCGATTCGTCGCCATTGGTAGGTCTTGACAATAACAATGAGACTGTTACTTTGCTTACTCAGAAACCACCTTCAGATAGTGTTGATGATGAGAAATTACCCTCGATTAGTTCTGATAAGATAGATTCAGATGCAAGTGTTGAGATTAAAGAAAAGGGTGTTGAAACAGGACCAATTGATAACAAACCACCTGATGTTTCTTCTGATAAGCCAGAAGAGATACTTCCCAAGGATTCTGACAAGATTGATTTAGGagaaaaaggaaaacaagagATAACTTCTAACATTCCAGAGGAGATTCCAGTTCCATCACCTCCATTATCTGATGTAACTAGTAAAATTGATTCAGGAGAAAAGGGTGTTGAAGCGGGAGGCGATGACAAGATAACTGATTCTGAATTTCCTTCGACTACAAAAAAGGAAATTACAGTTCCTTCTCCTCCATTGTCGAAGGATTTAGGAGAAGAGGGAGTAAAGCAGGAGTTATCGGATTCTACTTCTCATACACCAGAGGAAATTTCAGTTCCTTCACCTCCAGTATCTATTTTATCTAACGAAACTGATACAGGAAAGAAGGGTTTTGAAACCGAAACTGATACAGGAAATAAGGGTTTTGAAACTGAAGACAATGGCGGGGTATCTGGTTCAGAATCACCTTCTAAAACGGAAGAGGAAATTCCAACTCCTTCTCCTCCATTATCAAAGGACTCTAGCAAGACCGCTTCAG GTGACTGTGATCTCTTCCATGGAAAATGGTTTTATGATCCAGAAGGCCCTCTTTATACAAACAACTCATGTCCAGTCATAACACAGATGCAGAATTGCCAGGGAAATGGTAGGCCTGACAAGGAATATGAAAGTTGGCGATGGAAGCCATCACAGTGCGACCTCCCACGATTTGATGGCAAAAAATTCTTAGAATTGATGAGAGGGAAGACACTTGCTTTCATTGGCGACTCAGTTGCGCGGAACCAGATGGAATCTATGCTATGCCTTCTTTGGCAG GTGGAAGTTCCAAAAAATCGTGGGAACAAGCATATGCAACGTTGGTACTTCAGGTCAACCTCTGTCATGATTGTCCGAATATGGTCATCTTGGCTCGTTGGTAGGTCAGCAGAGCCCGTCGATGTTGCCCCTGCTTCAGTTGTCAAACTCCACCTAGATTCTCCAGATGAAGACTTTTTCCAATACCTCCCAAGTTTTGATGTGGTTGTCCTCTCTTCTGGCCATTGGTTTGCCAAGCAATCTGTCTACATGCTCAATAATGAAGTTGTTGGTGGGCAGCTATGGTGGCTTGACAAAAGCCGCCCAATGAAAGTCAACAATATAGAAGCATTTGGTATCTCTACAGAGACAATTCTCACAGCTATGTCAACTTATCCCAACTACACTGGCTTAACAATAGTCCGTGCGTTTTCACCTGATCATTATGAAGGTGGGGCTTGGAACACAGGTGGATCTTGCACTGGGAAGGTGAAACCTGCAACCGAATTGGTAGAAAACGGGTTTACAAATATAATGCATGAGAAACAGGTGACGGGATTTAAACGAGCAGTTGAAAAGTCGAAAAATGGGTCAAAGTTGAGGTTAATGGACATCACAGAAGCTTTTGGTTACCGACATGATGGCCATCCAGGACCATACAGGAGTCCTGAcccaaacaagaaaacaaaacgtGGCCCAAATGGAGAGCCGCCGCCACAGGATTGCTTGCACTGGTGCATGCCAGGTCCAGTTGATACATGGAATGAGATTGTTCTTGAGATCATACGCAGAGAATTTGAGGACAATGTTACTTCCCCTGCATAA
- the LOC113283356 gene encoding cytochrome P450 CYP736A12-like, with translation MLTYLSMSSSVAVNWISTLLLFLLLAYYLIIFISKSSNKLKRLPPGPKGLPIVGNFFMLGKAVHRDLHRLSTQYGPIMYLRLGFVPVIVVSSAEAAELFLKTHDLNFASRPFTAAAKYITYDRKSFFTEYGPYWRNLRKLSSLKLLNRNKIESFESMRSFEIGLLIRSLQDAANLHEVVDITSKVFALNKDMSCLMVFGKKRVESDHDKKSFHEVVLEGMRLAAVPNLAEYIPFIGQFDLQGLVKGMKAVSEVFDKMLDNVIDEHLEVYDKDNLKDFIDVLLDCMESNDTDFPIDRSNIKAIALGILLGAMDTSATAIEWTLTELIKNPRVMRKVQDELEKEAGLDRLVEESDLPKLEYLDMVIKESFRLHPVGPLLLPHESIEDCQVNGFFIPKKSRVIINSWAIGRDPQTWTDPEKFIPERFLGNNVDVRGYDFELLPFGSGRRRCPGLTLGFLVVRLVVAQLVHCFDWELPNHMLPDDLDTKEVFGVVMPRANHLCAIPKYRLHS, from the exons AtgctaacatatctttcaatgtCTTCTTCCGTAGCTGTTAATTGGATTTCAACTCTTCTCTTATTTCTCCTACTAGCTTATTATCTCATCATTTTCATATCAAAATCCAGTAACAAGCTTAAACGCTTACCTCCCGGTCCAAAAGGCCTTCCAATTGTAGGCAACTTTTTTATGTTAGGTAAAGCCGTTCATAGAGATCTCCACCGATTGTCGACCCAATATGGTCCTATTATGTATCTGCGTCTTGGTTTTGTCCCAGTTATTGTTGTCTCCTCTGCTGAAGCTGCAGAACTTTTTCTCAAAACACATGATCTCAATTTCGCAAGTAGACCTTTTACTGCAGCTGCCAAGTATATCACTTATGACCGTAAAAGCTTTTTCACTGAATACGGTCCGTATTGGCGAAATCTTCGTAAATTAAGTTCATTAAAACTGCTTAATCGTAACAAAATTGAGTCTTTTGAGTCCATGAGAAGTTTTGAGATTGGGTTATTGATTAGATCACTGCAAGATGCTGCAAATTTACATGAAGTAGTAGATATTACTAGTAAGGTATTTGCTCTAAATAAAGATATGTCGTGCTTAATGGTGTTTGGAAAGAAGCGTGTGGAAAGCGACCATGATAAAAAGTCATTTCATGAAGTCGTGCTAGAAGGAATGAGGCTTGCTGCGGTTCCAAATTTAGCTGAGTATATTCCTTTTATTGGTCAATTTGATCTTCAAGGTCTGGTGAAAGGGATGAAGGCAGTTAGTGAAGTTTTTGATAAAATGTTAGATAACGTTATTGATGAACATTTAGAGGTTTATGATAAGGATAATCTTAAGGACTTCATTGATGTCTTGTTGGATTGTATGGAATCTAATGATACCGACTTTCCAATCGATCGATCCAATATCAAAGCCATTGCTTTG GGCATACTTCTAGGAGCAATGGACACTTCAGCAACTGCAATTGAATGGACCCTGACAGAATTGATCAAGAATCCAAGAGTGATGCGAAAAGTCCAGGATGAGTTGGAGAAAGAGGCCGGTTTGGACCGTCTGGTCGAAGAATCAGATCTACCAAAACTAGAGTATCTGGATATGGTCATTAAGGAGAGCTTCAGACTTCATCCAGTTGGACCACTTCTACTCCCTCATGAATCCATTGAAGACTGTCAAGTTAACGGCTTCTTCATACCCAAAAAATCTAGAGTAATAATCAACAGTTGGGCAATTGGACGTGATCCACAAACCTGGACTGATCCAGAGAAATTCATCCCAGAGAGGTTCCTGGGGAACAATGTAGATGTTCGAGGATATGATTTTGAACTCCTTCCATTTGGATCAGGTCGTCGACGTTGCCCTGGATTGACGCTAGGCTTTTTAGTGGTTCGATTGGTTGTGGCGCAATTGGTACATTGCTTCGATTGGGAGCTTCCAAATCATATGTTGCCGGATGATTTAGATACAAAAGAAGTGTTTGGTGTGGTGATGCCGAGAGCCAATCATCTATGTGCCATTCCAAAGTATCGTCTTCACAGTTGA